A section of the Triticum dicoccoides isolate Atlit2015 ecotype Zavitan chromosome 7A, WEW_v2.0, whole genome shotgun sequence genome encodes:
- the LOC119331115 gene encoding glyceraldehyde-3-phosphate dehydrogenase 1, cytosolic has protein sequence MGKIKIGINGFGRIGRLVARVALQSDDVELVAVNDPFITTEYMTYMFKYDTVHGHWKHSDIKLKDDKTLLFGEKPVTVFGVRNPEEIPWGEAGADYVVESTGVFTDKDKAAAHLKGGAKKVVISAPSKDAPMFVVGVNEDKYTSDVNIVSNASCTTNCLAPLAKIINDNFGIIEGLMTTVHAITATQKTVDGPSSKDWRGGRAASFNIIPSSTGAAKAVGKVLPELNGKLTGMSFRVPTVDVSVVDLTVRTEKAASYDDIKKAIKAASEGKLKGIMGYVEEDLVSTDFVGDSRSSIFDAKAGIALNDHFVKLVSWYDNEWGYSNRVVDLIRHMAKTQ, from the exons ATGG GCAAGATTAAGATCGGAATCAACG GTTTCGGAAGGATCGGGAGGCTCGTCGCCAGGGTcgccctccagagcgacgatgtcgAGCTCGTCGCCGTCAACGACCCCTTTATCACCACCGAGTACATG ACCTACATGTTCAAGTACGACACCGTTCACGGCCACTGGAAGCACAGTGACATCAAGCTCAAGGACGACAAGACGCTGCTCTTTGGCGAGAAGCCAGTTACCGTCTTCGGCGTCAG GAACCCTGAGGAGATCCCGTGGGGTGAGGCTGGTGCCGATTACGTTGTGGAGTCCACCGGTGTCTTCACTGACAAGGACAAGGCCGCTGCTCACTTGAAG GGTGGTGCCAAGAAGGTGGTCATCTCTGCCCCAAGCAAAGATGCCCCTATGTTTGTGGTTGGTGTCAATGAGGACAAGTACACCTCAGACGTTAACATTGTCTCAAATGCTAGCTGCACCACTAACTGCCTTGCTCCCCTAGCAAAG ATCATTAATGACAACTTCGGTATTATTGAGGGTTTGATGACCACTGTTCATGCCATCACTG CCACACAGAAGACCGTTGATGGTCCCTCGAGCAAGGACTGGAGAGGTGGCAGGGCCGCAAGCTTTAACATCATTCCCAGCAGCACTGGTGCTGCCAAG GCTGTTGGCAAGGTTCTTCCTGAGCTGAATGGCAAGCTTACCGGTATGTCTTTCCGGGTTCCCACTGTGGATGTGTCAGTTGTTGATCTCACTGTTAGAACCGAGAAGGCTGCATCATACGATGACATCAAGAAGGCTATAAA GGCTGCATCTGAGGGAAAACTCAAGGGGATCATGGGTTATGTCGAGGAAGATTTGGTCTCCACTGACTTTGTCGGTGACAGCAG GTCGAGCATCTTTGATGCCAAGGCTGGAATTGCTCTGAACGACCATTTCGTCAAGCTCGTCTCGTGGTACGACAACGAGTGGGGTTACAG CAACCGCGTTGTCGATCTGATCCGCCACATGGCCAAGACTCAGTAG